In Kitasatospora gansuensis, a genomic segment contains:
- a CDS encoding GtrA family protein, which produces MPSPTQRVLSRVPLRLRPFLVRHRRLVKFLLVGGSCFLLTMVLNFGLRHTVFEEKPVVALTVATVVATVVSYVLNRQWSFRAHGRQREAVLYLVVSGLAVLVNDAPLVVSRYLLDLREPHVTAFAEEAADFLSGMIVGTFLAMLFRYWAMQRWVFTRRADPLPADRPRAGAGR; this is translated from the coding sequence ATGCCGTCACCTACTCAACGGGTGCTGTCCCGAGTCCCGCTTCGGCTCCGGCCGTTCCTGGTCCGGCACCGCAGGCTGGTGAAGTTCCTGCTGGTGGGCGGGAGCTGCTTCCTGCTCACGATGGTGCTGAACTTCGGGCTGCGGCACACCGTGTTCGAGGAGAAGCCGGTGGTCGCGCTGACCGTCGCGACCGTGGTCGCGACGGTCGTCTCCTACGTGCTGAACCGGCAGTGGTCGTTCCGGGCGCACGGGCGGCAGCGCGAGGCGGTGCTGTACCTGGTGGTCAGCGGGCTGGCGGTGCTGGTGAACGACGCGCCGCTGGTGGTCTCCCGGTACCTGCTGGACCTGCGGGAGCCGCATGTCACCGCGTTCGCCGAGGAGGCCGCCGACTTCCTCAGCGGGATGATCGTCGGGACGTTCCTGGCGATGCTGTTCCGGTACTGGGCGATGCAGCGGTGGGTCTTCACCCGCCGGGCCGATCCGCTGCCCGCCGACCGGCCCCGGGCGGGGGCCGGCCGGTGA
- the lon gene encoding endopeptidase La, protein MASTSTPLTLPVLPLDDEVVLPGMVVPLDLSDTEVRAAVEAARAGVGGGAKPQVLLVPRLDGSYAAVGTLATVEQVGRLADGDPAALVRAVRRVRIGAGTTGPGAALWVETGPFRESDPGLPVAGRAAELVKEYKALSTQWLRKRGAWQIVDRVAQIEGVGELADNIGYAPFATAEQKLKVLLEADQLARLEYALTLLRDHLAEEEVNDTIRKDVEEGVAKQQKEFLLRRQLDAVRKELAELNGDPADEEGDYRARVEAAELPEKVREAALKEVDKLERSSDQSPEGSWIRTWLDTVLELPWNERTEDAYDIAGARAVLDADHAGLGDVKDRIVEYLAVRKRRADQGLGSVGGRRGGAVLALVGPPGVGKTSLGESVARAMGREFVRVALGGVRDEAEIRGHRRTYVGALPGRIVRAIKEAGSMNPVVLLDEIDKVGSDYRGDPAAALLEVLDPAQNHTFRDHYLEVELDLSDVVFLATANVLESIPEPLLDRMELVRLDGYTEDEKVVIARDHLLPRQLERAGLTTGEVTVDEAALRKLAGEYTREAGVRNLERSIARVLRKVAAQSELGERELPSAIGPDELRALIGRPHHTPEAAQEPAERRTAVPGVATGLAVTGAGGDVLYIEASLADAETGSTGLTLTGQLGDVMKESAHIALSYLRSRGAELELPVTGLRERGIHLHVPAGAVPKDGPSAGITMTTALASLLSGRKVRTDVAMTGEVSLTGRVLPIGGVKQKLLAADRAGVTTVIIPKRNEPDLDDVPAEVLERLTVHPVADVREVLRLALEPAEVLVAAA, encoded by the coding sequence ATGGCATCGACGTCCACACCGCTCACTCTGCCCGTGCTGCCGCTCGACGACGAGGTGGTCCTGCCCGGCATGGTGGTCCCGCTGGACCTGTCGGACACGGAGGTGCGAGCCGCCGTCGAGGCAGCCCGGGCCGGTGTCGGCGGCGGGGCGAAGCCCCAGGTCCTGCTGGTGCCGAGGCTGGACGGCTCGTACGCCGCCGTCGGCACGCTGGCCACCGTCGAACAGGTCGGCCGGCTGGCCGACGGCGACCCGGCCGCGCTGGTCCGGGCCGTCCGCCGGGTGCGGATCGGCGCCGGGACGACCGGTCCCGGTGCGGCGCTCTGGGTGGAGACCGGACCGTTCCGCGAGTCCGACCCCGGGCTGCCGGTGGCCGGGCGGGCCGCGGAGCTGGTGAAGGAGTACAAGGCGCTGTCCACCCAGTGGCTGCGCAAGCGTGGCGCCTGGCAGATCGTCGACCGGGTGGCCCAGATCGAGGGAGTCGGCGAGCTGGCCGACAACATCGGCTACGCCCCGTTCGCCACCGCCGAGCAGAAGCTCAAGGTGCTGCTGGAGGCCGACCAGCTGGCCCGGCTCGAGTACGCACTCACCCTGCTCCGCGACCACCTCGCCGAGGAGGAGGTCAACGACACCATCCGCAAGGACGTCGAGGAGGGCGTGGCCAAGCAGCAGAAGGAGTTCCTGCTGCGCCGTCAGCTGGACGCCGTCCGCAAGGAGCTGGCCGAGCTGAACGGCGACCCGGCCGACGAGGAGGGCGACTACCGGGCCCGGGTCGAGGCGGCCGAGCTGCCCGAGAAGGTCCGCGAGGCGGCGCTCAAGGAGGTCGACAAGCTGGAGCGGTCCTCCGACCAGTCGCCCGAGGGCTCCTGGATCCGCACCTGGCTGGACACCGTGCTCGAGCTGCCGTGGAACGAGCGGACCGAGGACGCGTACGACATCGCGGGCGCGCGGGCGGTGCTGGACGCCGACCACGCGGGGCTGGGCGATGTGAAGGACCGGATCGTCGAGTACCTGGCGGTCCGCAAGCGCCGGGCCGACCAGGGGCTCGGCTCGGTCGGCGGGCGCCGTGGCGGCGCGGTGCTGGCGCTGGTCGGTCCGCCCGGGGTGGGCAAGACCTCGCTGGGCGAGTCGGTGGCGCGGGCGATGGGGCGCGAGTTCGTCCGGGTGGCGCTCGGCGGCGTACGGGACGAGGCGGAGATCCGCGGGCACCGGCGCACGTACGTCGGCGCGCTCCCCGGGCGCATCGTGCGGGCGATCAAGGAAGCCGGTTCGATGAACCCGGTGGTGCTGCTGGACGAGATCGACAAGGTCGGCTCCGACTACCGGGGCGACCCGGCGGCCGCCCTGCTCGAGGTGCTCGACCCGGCGCAGAACCACACCTTCCGGGACCACTACCTGGAGGTCGAGCTCGACCTCTCCGACGTGGTCTTCCTCGCCACCGCCAACGTGCTGGAGTCCATCCCCGAGCCGCTGCTCGACCGGATGGAGCTGGTCCGGCTGGACGGCTACACCGAGGACGAGAAGGTCGTCATCGCCCGGGACCACCTGCTGCCCCGTCAGCTGGAGCGGGCCGGGCTGACGACCGGTGAGGTGACGGTCGACGAGGCCGCGCTGCGGAAGCTGGCCGGGGAGTACACCAGGGAGGCCGGCGTCCGGAACCTGGAGCGTTCGATCGCCCGGGTGCTGCGGAAGGTGGCGGCGCAGAGCGAGCTCGGGGAGCGCGAGCTTCCTTCGGCGATCGGCCCGGACGAGCTGCGCGCGCTGATCGGGCGCCCGCACCACACGCCCGAGGCCGCGCAGGAGCCGGCGGAGCGGCGCACCGCGGTGCCGGGTGTGGCGACCGGGCTGGCCGTCACGGGTGCCGGTGGTGACGTGCTCTACATCGAGGCCTCGCTGGCGGACGCGGAGACCGGTTCCACCGGGCTGACGCTGACCGGGCAGCTGGGTGACGTGATGAAGGAGTCCGCGCACATCGCGCTCTCCTACCTGCGGTCGCGCGGCGCCGAGCTGGAGCTGCCGGTGACCGGGCTGCGCGAGCGCGGCATCCACCTGCACGTCCCGGCCGGGGCCGTCCCCAAGGACGGGCCGAGCGCGGGCATCACGATGACCACCGCACTGGCCTCGCTGCTCTCCGGCCGCAAGGTGCGGACGGACGTCGCGATGACCGGTGAGGTGTCGTTGACCGGGCGGGTGCTGCCGATCGGTGGCGTGAAGCAGAAGCTGCTCGCGGCCGACCGGGCCGGGGTCACCACGGTGATCATCCCCAAGCGCAACGAACCCGACCTGGACGACGTGCCGGCGGAGGTGCTGGAGCGGCTCACCGTGCACCCCGTCGCGGACGTCCGGGAGGTGCTGCGGCTGGCGCTGGAGCCGGCGGAGGTGCTCGTGGCTGCCGCCTAG
- a CDS encoding rhomboid-like protein — protein sequence MPTPRRNPLALGYLAVLLATTLFARFGDAELVDRLQAFSSSDGHNLLDHPVRALVLSGLWVAGPVWMPYFWAFALTVAPLERRIGAARTVGVLAAGHVLATLLSQAAVGLAVSAGRLAPDALDSVDIGVSYGVLASLGALAALLPGRGRPVLLVGAVTMTGYQFLSESELVSRVGHPSALLIGVAVGHWLRGGSERGLPVRRLVRRLVPSRA from the coding sequence GTGCCCACGCCCCGCCGCAACCCCCTCGCACTCGGGTATCTCGCCGTGCTGCTGGCCACCACCCTGTTCGCCCGGTTCGGCGACGCCGAGTTGGTCGACCGCCTCCAGGCGTTCTCCAGTTCGGACGGCCACAACCTGCTCGACCATCCCGTCCGGGCGCTGGTGCTGAGCGGGCTCTGGGTGGCCGGGCCGGTCTGGATGCCGTACTTCTGGGCCTTCGCCCTCACCGTCGCGCCGCTGGAGCGCCGGATCGGCGCCGCGCGCACGGTCGGCGTGCTGGCCGCCGGGCACGTGCTGGCCACCCTGCTCTCGCAGGCGGCGGTCGGGCTCGCGGTCTCCGCCGGACGGCTCGCCCCCGACGCGCTGGACAGCGTGGACATCGGTGTCAGCTACGGCGTACTGGCCAGTTTGGGCGCGCTGGCGGCGCTGCTCCCGGGGCGCGGGCGGCCGGTTCTGCTGGTCGGCGCGGTCACCATGACGGGCTATCAGTTCCTCTCCGAGTCCGAGCTCGTCAGCCGGGTCGGCCACCCGTCCGCGCTGCTGATCGGGGTGGCCGTCGGCCACTGGCTGCGCGGGGGCTCCGAGCGGGGGCTGCCGGTGCGGCGCCTGGTCCGCAGGCTGGTCCCCTCGCGGGCCTGA
- a CDS encoding response regulator transcription factor, which translates to MTEIQQETINSSTAVSTQRRVLVVEDEPTIAESIAARLGAEGFKVAVAHDGPGAVDGFHTWQPDLVVLDVMLPGFDGLEVCRRIQAQRPVPVLMLTARDDETDLLVGLGVGADDYMTKPFSMRELAARVNVLLRRVERAQQAARTPALGSLRFGELEIDHVQRRVRIGSGDVHLTPTEFDLLACLAAQPRAVLTREQLLAEVWDWTDASGTRTVDSHVKALRRKIGASWIRTVHGVGYALEAPLS; encoded by the coding sequence GTGACTGAAATTCAGCAAGAGACCATCAACAGCAGCACTGCGGTGAGCACTCAGCGACGAGTGCTCGTCGTCGAGGACGAACCCACCATCGCGGAGTCCATCGCGGCCCGGCTCGGTGCCGAGGGATTCAAGGTCGCGGTGGCGCACGACGGCCCCGGCGCGGTCGACGGCTTCCACACCTGGCAGCCCGACCTGGTGGTGCTGGACGTGATGCTGCCCGGCTTCGACGGCCTGGAGGTCTGTCGCCGGATCCAGGCCCAGCGCCCGGTGCCGGTGCTGATGCTGACGGCCCGCGACGACGAGACCGACCTGCTGGTCGGCCTCGGGGTCGGCGCCGACGACTACATGACCAAGCCGTTCTCGATGCGCGAGCTCGCGGCGAGAGTGAACGTACTGCTGCGCCGGGTCGAGCGGGCCCAGCAGGCCGCCCGTACGCCCGCCCTGGGCAGCCTGCGGTTCGGCGAGCTGGAGATCGACCACGTGCAGCGCCGGGTCCGGATCGGCAGTGGCGACGTCCACCTGACGCCGACCGAGTTCGACCTGCTCGCCTGCCTGGCCGCCCAGCCGCGCGCGGTGCTCACCCGTGAGCAGCTGCTCGCCGAGGTCTGGGACTGGACCGACGCCTCGGGCACCCGCACGGTGGACAGCCACGTGAAGGCGCTGCGCCGGAAGATCGGCGCCAGCTGGATCCGCACCGTCCACGGCGTCGGGTACGCCCTGGAAGCACCGCTCTCCTAG
- a CDS encoding sensor histidine kinase codes for MTFPQQRNGAPRGAGDPARRGLASRAASRLWADVRPLDPVRSIKGKLTLLVIVSVFLASLMVVVAIRSETQIRIIMIFSMIASLLFMQFLAHGLTAPLRDMTAAARAMAEGDYSSRVEVNSRDEIGELAATFNKMAGDLEAADRHRRELIANVSHELRTPIAALRAVLENVVDGVVQPNPKTLGAALEQTERLGRLVSHLLDLSKLDDGVVPLDARRFEVRPFLDGVLRGLTVDGATAGGAYGRREDVRLALEVRPPALAAVADPERLHQVVANLVDNACKHSPTGGTVTVRATAGEGPGALLLEVEDEGPGIPEQDRGRVFERFGRSGTATALGPGSDGGTGLGLAIARWAVDLHGGRIGVAETARGCRIVVALPGGVPSDQELSPNWDIPAAGTPADPARLH; via the coding sequence ATGACCTTTCCACAGCAACGCAACGGTGCACCGCGCGGTGCGGGCGATCCGGCCCGCCGCGGCCTGGCCAGCCGGGCCGCCAGTCGGCTCTGGGCCGACGTCAGACCGCTGGACCCGGTCCGGTCGATCAAGGGCAAGCTGACCCTGCTGGTGATCGTCTCGGTCTTCCTGGCCAGCCTGATGGTGGTGGTCGCGATCCGGTCCGAGACCCAGATCCGGATCATCATGATCTTCTCGATGATCGCCTCCCTGCTCTTCATGCAGTTCCTCGCCCACGGCCTGACCGCGCCCCTGCGCGACATGACCGCCGCCGCCAGGGCGATGGCCGAGGGCGACTACAGCAGCCGGGTGGAGGTCAACTCCCGGGACGAGATCGGCGAGCTGGCCGCCACCTTCAACAAGATGGCCGGCGACCTGGAGGCCGCCGACCGGCACCGCCGGGAGCTGATCGCCAACGTCTCGCACGAACTGCGGACGCCGATCGCCGCGCTGCGCGCCGTCCTGGAGAACGTGGTGGACGGGGTGGTCCAGCCCAATCCGAAGACCCTCGGCGCCGCGCTGGAGCAGACCGAGCGGCTCGGCCGCCTGGTCAGCCACCTGCTCGACCTGTCCAAGCTGGACGACGGCGTGGTGCCGCTGGACGCCCGCCGGTTCGAGGTCAGGCCGTTCCTGGACGGCGTGCTGCGCGGGCTCACCGTGGACGGCGCGACGGCCGGCGGCGCGTACGGCCGGCGGGAGGACGTCCGACTGGCGCTGGAGGTCCGCCCGCCCGCGCTGGCCGCGGTGGCCGACCCCGAGCGGCTGCACCAGGTGGTGGCCAATCTGGTCGACAACGCCTGCAAGCACTCCCCCACCGGCGGCACGGTGACCGTCCGGGCGACGGCGGGCGAGGGCCCGGGCGCCCTGCTGCTCGAGGTCGAGGACGAGGGCCCCGGCATCCCCGAGCAGGACCGCGGCCGGGTCTTCGAGCGGTTCGGCCGCAGCGGCACCGCCACCGCGCTGGGCCCGGGCAGCGACGGCGGCACCGGCCTGGGGCTGGCCATCGCCCGCTGGGCGGTGGATCTGCACGGCGGCCGGATCGGGGTGGCCGAGACCGCCCGGGGCTGCCGGATCGTGGTCGCGCTCCCCGGCGGGGTACCGTCCGACCAGGAGTTGTCACCGAACTGGGACATTCCCGCGGCGGGGACTCCAGCAGATCCGGCGCGCCTGCACTGA
- a CDS encoding multifunctional oxoglutarate decarboxylase/oxoglutarate dehydrogenase thiamine pyrophosphate-binding subunit/dihydrolipoyllysine-residue succinyltransferase subunit, translating into MSPHPETPVSSASSTGFGPNEWLVDEIYQQYLQDPNSVDRAWWDFFADYKPGTEVTPVTQAATQVGPTPTAVAAPAPAAVQAAPAPAAPAAAPVAAPVQPAPAPLAAAPAAPPAPKAAPAAAAAPAAGSGPELIPLRGPSKAVATNMDASLEVPTATSVRAVPAKLLIDNRIVINNHLQRARGGKVSFTHLIGYALVQAIKASPGMNHSYKVEDGKSYLVKPEHVNLGLAIDLVKPNGDRQLVVAAIKKAETLDFLGFWQAYEDIVRRARANKLTMDDFTGVTVSLTNPGGIGTVHSVPRLMQNQGTIVGVGAMEYPAEFQGSSPDTLAKLGISKIMTLTSTYDHRVIQGAASGEFLRTIHQLLLGEHNFYDDVFESLRIPYEPVRWATDVATTHDDEVNKTARVMELIHSYRVRGHLMADTDPLEYKQRKHPDLDVVQHGLTLWDLEREFAVGGFGGQKMMKLRDILGLLRNTYCRTVGIEYMHIQDPKQRKWLQERLEKPYTKPEREEQLRILRRLNSAEAFETFLQTKYVGQKRFSLEGGESLIPLLDATIDAAAEHRLDEAVIGMAHRGRLNVLANIVGKPYGKIFGEFEGNLDPKSMHGSGDVKYHLGSEGTFTGLDGETIKVSLAANPSHLEAVDPVVEGIVRAKQDVLDQGGTTFPVLPIQIHGDAAFAGQGVVAETLNMSQLRGYRTGGTIHLVVNNQVGFTAAPASSRSSMYCTDVARMIEAPIFHVNGDDPEAVVRVARLAFEFRQEFHKDVVIDLICYRRRGHNEADNPSFTQPLMYDLIDKKRSVRKLYTEGLIGRGDITMEEAEQALQDFQGQLEKVFSEVRDAASAQAPAANGKPQADFPVNIQTGISAEMVKRIAASQSNLPEWLTVHPRLLPQLQRRTASVEDNTIDWAMGETLAIGSLLMEGHPVRLAGQDSRRGTFGQRHAVLIDRVTGEDYTPLLYLTEDQARYTVYDSLLSEYAAMGFEYGYSLTRPNALVMWEAQFGDFVNGAQTMVDEYIASAEQKWGQHSGVTLLLPHGYEGQGPDHSSARPERFLQMCAQDNMTVAMPTLPSNYFHLLRWQAHNPHHKPLIVFTPKSMLRLKAAASAAAEFTSGSFRPVIGDTTVDPANVRKVVITAGKFYYDVEAARTERGVTDTAIVRVERLYPLPVAELQEELAKYGDNVQFVWAQEEPANQGAWPFIAMNLVDHLQVVIGRSANGGARLRRVARNASSAPAVGSAKRHAAEQQGLLEEIFTI; encoded by the coding sequence GTGTCGCCACACCCTGAAACCCCCGTCAGCTCGGCAAGCTCCACTGGCTTCGGCCCCAACGAGTGGCTCGTCGACGAGATCTACCAGCAGTACCTCCAGGATCCGAACTCGGTTGACCGAGCCTGGTGGGACTTTTTCGCCGACTACAAGCCCGGTACCGAGGTGACTCCAGTGACCCAGGCCGCGACCCAGGTCGGCCCCACGCCGACCGCCGTTGCCGCCCCTGCCCCTGCTGCTGTTCAGGCGGCGCCCGCCCCCGCTGCACCGGCCGCTGCCCCTGTGGCCGCGCCGGTCCAGCCGGCGCCTGCGCCACTGGCCGCAGCTCCGGCCGCGCCGCCCGCGCCGAAGGCGGCCCCCGCGGCCGCTGCCGCGCCGGCCGCGGGTTCGGGCCCCGAGCTGATCCCGCTGCGTGGCCCCTCCAAGGCCGTGGCGACCAACATGGACGCCTCGCTGGAGGTGCCGACCGCGACGTCGGTGCGTGCCGTGCCGGCCAAGCTGTTGATCGACAACCGCATCGTCATCAACAACCACCTGCAGCGCGCCCGTGGCGGCAAGGTCTCCTTCACCCACCTGATCGGTTACGCCCTGGTCCAGGCCATCAAGGCCAGCCCGGGCATGAACCACAGCTACAAGGTGGAGGACGGCAAGTCCTACCTGGTCAAGCCCGAGCACGTGAACCTCGGCCTCGCCATCGACCTGGTGAAGCCGAACGGCGACCGCCAGCTGGTCGTCGCGGCCATCAAGAAGGCCGAGACGCTCGACTTCCTCGGTTTCTGGCAGGCCTACGAGGACATCGTCCGCCGGGCCCGCGCCAACAAGCTGACGATGGACGACTTCACCGGCGTCACCGTCTCGCTGACCAACCCGGGCGGCATCGGCACCGTGCACTCCGTGCCGCGCCTGATGCAGAACCAGGGCACCATCGTCGGCGTCGGCGCGATGGAGTACCCGGCCGAGTTCCAGGGCTCGTCCCCGGACACCCTGGCCAAGCTGGGCATCTCCAAGATCATGACCCTGACCTCGACCTATGACCACCGGGTCATCCAGGGCGCGGCCTCGGGCGAGTTCCTGCGGACGATCCACCAGCTGCTGCTCGGCGAGCACAACTTCTACGACGACGTCTTCGAGTCGCTGCGGATCCCGTACGAGCCGGTCCGCTGGGCCACCGACGTCGCCACCACCCACGACGACGAGGTCAACAAGACCGCGCGCGTCATGGAGCTGATCCACTCCTACCGGGTCCGCGGTCACCTGATGGCCGACACCGACCCGCTGGAGTACAAGCAGCGCAAGCACCCCGACCTGGACGTGGTCCAGCACGGGCTGACGCTGTGGGACCTGGAGCGCGAGTTCGCGGTCGGCGGCTTCGGCGGCCAGAAGATGATGAAGCTCCGCGACATCCTCGGCCTGCTGCGCAACACGTACTGCCGCACCGTCGGCATCGAGTACATGCACATCCAGGACCCGAAGCAGCGCAAGTGGCTGCAGGAGCGCCTGGAGAAGCCGTACACCAAGCCGGAGCGCGAGGAGCAGCTGCGCATCCTGCGCCGGCTGAACTCGGCCGAGGCCTTCGAGACCTTCCTGCAGACCAAGTACGTCGGGCAGAAGCGCTTCTCGCTGGAGGGCGGCGAGTCGCTCATCCCGCTGCTGGACGCCACCATCGACGCGGCGGCCGAGCACCGTCTCGACGAGGCCGTCATCGGCATGGCCCACCGCGGCCGGCTGAACGTGCTGGCGAACATCGTCGGCAAGCCGTACGGCAAGATCTTCGGCGAGTTCGAGGGCAACCTCGACCCGAAGTCGATGCACGGCTCCGGCGACGTGAAGTACCACCTGGGCTCCGAGGGCACCTTCACCGGTCTGGACGGGGAGACCATCAAGGTCTCGCTGGCCGCCAACCCCTCGCACCTGGAGGCCGTCGACCCGGTGGTCGAGGGCATCGTCCGCGCCAAGCAGGACGTGCTGGACCAGGGCGGCACCACCTTCCCGGTGCTGCCGATCCAGATCCACGGTGACGCGGCCTTCGCCGGCCAGGGTGTCGTCGCGGAGACCCTGAACATGTCGCAGCTGCGCGGCTACCGCACCGGTGGCACCATCCACCTGGTGGTCAACAACCAGGTCGGCTTCACCGCCGCCCCGGCCAGCAGCCGCTCGTCGATGTACTGCACCGACGTGGCGCGGATGATCGAGGCGCCGATCTTCCACGTGAACGGCGACGACCCGGAGGCCGTGGTCCGCGTCGCGCGGCTGGCCTTCGAGTTCCGTCAGGAGTTCCACAAGGACGTCGTGATCGACCTCATCTGCTACCGCCGTCGCGGTCACAACGAGGCCGACAACCCGTCGTTCACCCAGCCGCTGATGTACGACCTGATCGACAAGAAGCGCTCGGTGCGCAAGCTCTACACCGAGGGTCTGATCGGTCGCGGCGACATCACCATGGAAGAGGCGGAGCAGGCGCTCCAGGACTTCCAGGGTCAGCTGGAGAAGGTCTTCTCCGAGGTCCGCGACGCGGCCTCGGCGCAGGCCCCGGCCGCCAACGGCAAGCCGCAGGCCGACTTCCCGGTCAACATCCAGACCGGCATCTCCGCCGAGATGGTCAAGCGGATCGCCGCCTCGCAGAGCAACCTGCCGGAGTGGCTGACGGTGCACCCGCGCCTGCTGCCGCAGCTGCAGCGCCGCACCGCCTCGGTCGAGGACAACACCATCGACTGGGCGATGGGCGAGACGCTCGCCATCGGCTCGCTGCTGATGGAGGGTCACCCGGTCCGGCTGGCCGGCCAGGACAGCCGTCGTGGCACCTTCGGCCAGCGCCACGCGGTGCTGATCGACCGGGTCACCGGCGAGGACTACACCCCGCTGCTGTACCTGACCGAGGACCAGGCCCGCTACACCGTCTACGACTCGCTGCTCAGCGAGTACGCGGCGATGGGCTTCGAGTACGGCTACTCGCTGACCCGCCCGAACGCGCTGGTCATGTGGGAGGCGCAGTTCGGCGACTTCGTCAACGGCGCGCAGACCATGGTGGACGAGTACATCGCCTCCGCCGAGCAGAAGTGGGGCCAGCACTCCGGCGTCACCCTGCTGCTGCCGCACGGCTACGAGGGCCAGGGCCCGGACCACTCGTCCGCGCGTCCGGAGCGTTTCCTGCAGATGTGCGCGCAGGACAACATGACGGTCGCGATGCCGACCCTGCCGTCGAACTACTTCCACCTGCTGCGCTGGCAGGCGCACAACCCGCACCACAAGCCGCTGATCGTCTTCACCCCGAAGTCGATGCTGCGTCTGAAGGCGGCGGCGAGTGCGGCGGCGGAGTTCACCTCGGGCTCGTTCCGTCCGGTCATCGGTGACACCACCGTCGACCCGGCGAACGTGCGCAAGGTGGTCATCACCGCGGGCAAGTTCTACTACGACGTCGAGGCGGCCCGTACCGAGCGCGGGGTCACCGACACCGCGATCGTCCGGGTCGAGCGGCTCTACCCGCTGCCGGTGGCCGAGCTCCAGGAGGAGCTGGCCAAGTACGGCGACAACGTCCAGTTCGTCTGGGCGCAGGAGGAGCCGGCCAACCAGGGTGCCTGGCCGTTCATCGCGATGAACCTGGTGGACCACCTCCAGGTCGTGATCGGCCGCAGCGCCAACGGCGGCGCCCGGCTCCGTCGGGTCGCCCGCAACGCCTCGTCCGCCCCGGCGGTCGGCTCGGCCAAGCGGCACGCCGCCGAGCAGCAGGGCCTGCTCGAGGAGATCTTCACCATCTGA
- a CDS encoding serine/threonine-protein kinase, translating into MTTDSVFQPLSADDPHEVGGYRLAARLGAGGMGRVYLSYTPGGRPVAVKVVRRKFAADPEFRRRFRHEVANARRIHGLYTALVIDAGPDDPTPWLATAYVPGPSLQQVVREYGPLPVRTVLLLIGGIAEALQAIHGVEVVHRDLKPANVLMAADGPRVIDFGIARAADSTVLTDSGSMIGSPPFMAPEQVRGLPVTPATDVFALGALAAYVLTGALPFGDGPDTAVLYRVVHEEPELGQLPDTLRPLLAACLAKRPDDRPRPAELIRAAREHPLMGGELRFTENWLPDPVTLEIARRSALLKPPPPTAPPRPQAPPPVAVAVAVAAPAPTAPATAPVAAPPRPLAPPPPGGYGPPPAPPAARRWNRPLLTGGLALAALVTAGVALWPESTDDGPYAAVYRDRQLTIPPAGDYEFDLDDGKVVPSGESSWNVTTLGPEFRVHGESDVFVGNGTDRLGPQTCAVGVESEPASGSIKFDRVPPGRSFCVRSRATGSVAVLRVVKLGDSDGRATCSLSYYRYQG; encoded by the coding sequence ATGACCACGGATTCGGTGTTCCAGCCGCTCTCCGCGGACGACCCGCACGAGGTCGGCGGGTACCGGCTGGCGGCCCGGCTCGGGGCCGGCGGGATGGGGCGGGTCTACCTGTCGTACACGCCGGGCGGGCGGCCGGTGGCGGTGAAGGTGGTCCGGCGGAAGTTCGCCGCCGACCCGGAGTTCCGCCGTCGGTTCCGGCACGAGGTGGCCAACGCCCGGCGGATCCACGGCCTGTACACCGCGCTGGTGATCGACGCGGGCCCGGACGACCCGACGCCCTGGCTGGCCACCGCGTACGTACCGGGGCCCTCGCTCCAGCAGGTGGTGCGGGAGTACGGGCCGCTGCCGGTGCGCACCGTGCTGCTGCTGATCGGCGGGATCGCCGAGGCGCTGCAGGCGATCCACGGGGTCGAGGTGGTGCACCGGGACCTCAAGCCGGCCAATGTGCTGATGGCCGCGGACGGGCCCCGGGTGATCGACTTCGGGATCGCCAGGGCCGCCGACTCCACCGTGCTGACCGACTCCGGCTCGATGATCGGCTCGCCGCCGTTCATGGCCCCGGAGCAGGTCCGCGGCCTGCCGGTGACGCCCGCCACCGACGTCTTCGCGCTGGGCGCGCTGGCCGCGTACGTGCTGACCGGCGCGCTGCCGTTCGGCGACGGTCCGGACACCGCGGTGCTCTACCGGGTGGTGCACGAGGAGCCCGAGCTCGGCCAACTGCCGGACACCCTGCGGCCGTTGCTGGCCGCCTGCCTGGCCAAGCGGCCGGACGACCGGCCCCGGCCGGCCGAGCTGATCCGGGCTGCCCGTGAACACCCGCTGATGGGCGGGGAGTTGAGGTTCACCGAGAACTGGCTGCCGGACCCGGTGACGCTGGAGATCGCCCGGCGGTCCGCGCTGCTGAAGCCCCCGCCGCCGACCGCCCCGCCCCGGCCGCAGGCCCCGCCGCCCGTGGCCGTGGCCGTGGCCGTGGCCGCCCCGGCGCCGACCGCTCCGGCCACGGCACCCGTCGCCGCCCCGCCGAGGCCGCTCGCGCCCCCGCCGCCGGGCGGGTACGGCCCGCCGCCCGCACCGCCTGCCGCCCGGCGGTGGAACCGGCCGCTGCTGACCGGCGGCCTGGCGCTGGCCGCCCTGGTCACGGCCGGCGTGGCGCTCTGGCCGGAGTCGACGGACGACGGCCCGTACGCCGCGGTCTACCGCGACCGGCAGCTGACCATCCCGCCCGCCGGGGACTACGAGTTCGACCTGGACGACGGCAAAGTGGTGCCGAGCGGCGAGTCCTCCTGGAACGTCACCACGCTGGGGCCCGAGTTCCGGGTGCACGGCGAATCGGACGTCTTCGTCGGCAACGGCACCGACCGGCTCGGCCCGCAGACCTGTGCGGTCGGGGTGGAGAGCGAGCCCGCCTCCGGCTCGATCAAGTTCGACCGGGTGCCGCCCGGGCGGTCGTTCTGCGTACGGTCCCGGGCGACCGGCTCGGTGGCGGTGCTGCGCGTGGTGAAGCTCGGCGACAGCGACGGCCGGGCAACCTGCTCGCTGAGCTACTACCGCTACCAGGGCTGA